The stretch of DNA atgatgatgactattggGCTTGTGGGCATTcgttggggagggggtgcgggaacAAAATGATTGGGATCCCTTCGAAACGATTTCTTACCCATCCGAAATTATTCCTGGGGtatttatttgttgattatttgtttgtctttttttattaggcggtgggggtgatggaggttgTATTGTTTCTACtgatttttaaaagttttttgttctttttcgtgtttttttttttttaaagtgaggcATTGGCCTCGCGTTCTTAGggctaattaactctctccatacgaacggcgaaagagacgacgttaacagcgtttcaacccaattaccatcatcaaaatattgcaagcggaaggctcttatactgaagaggtgaatgttgacaaagaataccacagttctgacgacggaagctaaaggttgggtcattcagacacccactggacatccgaggggtctgtgtagagaagaagagaggactggccgtactgagtgagttaagcaaaggTCGTGCATCTTActtcgttgttttctttttattccctttccttctttctttctttaaagaaAACATGTGGTGTAGAATATTATCATGGATCTACAGTCCGACCCGATCtggcacttccttgaaactgacactgaaactgaacgcgtgtctgtgcgtgtatgtgagcgatggtagagtgtgtatgtgctcttgtgtgtgaagatagagacaagttttttttttctaaaatacttttttattttttataatattttAGGTGCAGTCAGAGATGTGCAAATACTTTAAATTGTCTTTTAAACGCCCAGAAACTGTtagtacaactactactaataccaccaccaccactactactactactacagaaccCTACGGAGATGAAGAGAGTGCTGTCCACCTACGAGACTCTGGTGAGGCAGTTCGCAAAGGACCTGAGGGACAGGCAGGCGGGGCGGGAGACTGAGGCCTCCAGGCTGCAACATCTGACCAGCCAACTCCACAGAGCCACGGAGTGTATCAGTGCTCCGCCACCTGCGGTGAGTAGACTGGCCTGGTCTGACGTAGAGGTTGAATAAATCATTGGGAAGGtggtaacaacccccccccccccctccttcccgggTGTGCAAATCATGGGGAAGGTggtaacaacacccccccccgcccctcattcCCGGGTGTGTAAATCATTGGGAAGGtggtaacaaccccccccccccctcattcccggGTGTGTAAATCATGGGAAGGtggtaacaaccccccccccccgcccctcattcCCGGGTGTGTAAATCATGGGGAAGGCagtaacaaccccccacccccttcctgggTGTGTAAATCATTGGGAAGGTggtaacaaccccccacccccaccccccttcctgggTGTGTAAATCATGGGGAAGGtggtaacaacccccccccccccgcccttcctggGTGTGTAAATCATTGGGAAGGtggtaacaaccccccccccctcattcctgGGTGTGTAAATCATTGGGAAGGTggtaacaaccccccacccccacccccttcctgggTGTGTAAATCATTGGGAAGGTggtaacaaccccccacccccaccccccttcctgggTGTGTAAATCATGGGGAAGGtggtaacaacccccccccccgcctcattCCCGGGTGTGTAAATCATGGGGAAGGCagtaacaaccccccacccccgttcccggGTGTGTAAATCATGGGGAAGGCagtaacaaccccccacccccttcctgggTGTGTAAATCATTGGGAAGGTggtaacaaccccccacccccaccccccttcctgggTGTGTAAATCATGGGGAAGGCagtaacaaccccccaccccccttcctgggTGTGTAAATCATTGGGAAGGtggtaacaacccccccccaccccccttcctgggTGTGTAAATCATGGGGAAGGtggtaacaaccccccccccccgcctccttcccGGGTGTGCAAATCATGGGGAAGGCGGTAACAaaccccccccgcccttcctggGTGTGTAAATCATTGGGAAGGTggtaacaaccccccaccccccttcctgggTGTGTAAATCATGGGGAAGGTggtaacaaccccccaccccccaccccccttcccgggTGTGCAAATCATGGGGAAGGTGGTAACaaccccccccgcgccccccctccccgggtGTGCAAATCATGGGGAAGGcggtaacacccccccccccttcccgggtGTGCAAATCATGGGGAAGGcggtaacaacccccccccttcctgggtGTGTAAATCATTGGGAAGGtggtaacaaccccccccccaccccccttcctgggTGTGTAAATCATGGGGAAGGtggtaacaacccccccccatccccttcccggGTGTGCAAATCATGGGGAAGGTggtaacaaccccccacccccaccccccttcctgggTGTGTAAATCATGGGGAAGGTggtaacaaccccccacccccacccccttcctgggTGTGTAAATCATGGGGAAGGtggtaacaaccccccccccaccccccttcctgggTGTGTAAATCATGGGGAAGGtggtaacaaccccccccccaccccccttcccgggTGTGCAAATCATGGGGAAGGCGGTAAAATCCCCCCCCGCCTTCCCGGGTGTGCAAATCATGGGGAAGGcggtaacaaccccccccccttcccgggtGTGCAAATCATGGGGAAGGCggtaacaacccccccaccccacttcccggGTGTGCAAATCATGGGGAAGGCggtaacaacccccccaccccacttcccggGTGTGCAAATCATGGGGAAGGcggtaacaaccccccccccgcttcccggGTGTGCAAATCATGGGGAAGGCggtaacatccccccccccttcccgggtGTGCAAATCATGGGGAAGGCggtaacatccccccccccttcccgggtGTGCAAATCATGGGGAAGGcggtaacacccccccccacccccttcccgggtaacaaccccccccccccgcctccttcccGGGTGTGCAAATCATGGGGAAGGCagtaacaaccccccccaccccacccccttcccgggTGTGCAAATCATGGGGAAGGCagtaacaaccccccccaccccacccccttcccgggTGTGCAAATCATGGGGAAGGCggtaacaacccccccaccccccttcccgggTGTGCAAATCATGGGGAAGGtggtaacaaccccccccccccccaaacccccttcccgGGTGTGTAAATCATGGGGAAGGTggtaacaacacccccccccccgccccccattcccggGTGTGTAAATCATGGGGAAGGCagtaacaaccccccacccccttcctgggTGTGTAAATCATTGGGAAGGtggtaacaacccccccccccaccccccttcctgggTGTGTAAATCATTGGGAAGGtggtaacaaccccccccccccccattcccggGTGTGTAAATCATGGGGAAGGTggtaacaacccccccacccccaccccccttcctgggTGTGTAAATCATTGGGAAGGTggtaacaacccccccaccccacttcccggGTGTGCAAATCATGGGGAAGGtggtaacaacccccccccccgcctccttcccGGGTGTGCAAATCATGGGGAAGGCGgtaacaacccccccgcccccttcccggGTGTGCAAATCATGGGGAAGGcggtaacaaccccccccccccccttcccgggtGTGCAAATCATGGGGAAGGcggtaacaacccccccccccgcctccttcccGGGTGTGCAAATCATGGGGAAGGCggtaacaaccccccacccccttcctgggTGTGTAAATCATTGGGAAGGTggtaacaaccccccacccccaccccccttcctgggTGTGTAAATCATGGGGAAGGtggtaacaacccccccccccccccccgcctccttcccGGGTGTGCAAATCATGGGGAAGGCggtaacaaccccccacccccaccccccttcctgggTGTGTAAATCATGGGGAAGGCagtaacaaccccccacccccttcctgggTGTGTAAATCATTGGGAAGGtggtaacaaccccccccccccttcctgggtGTGTAAATCATTGGGAAGGtggtaacaacccccccccccccttcctgggtGTGTAAATCATTGGGAAGGTggtaacaaccccccacccccaccccccttcctgggTGTGTAAATCATGGGGAAGGtggtaacaacccccccccgcgccccccctccccgggtGTGCAAATCATGGGGAAGGcggtaacaaccccccccccccttcccgggtGTGCAAATCATGGGGTAGGtggtaacaccccccccccttcccgggtGTGGAAATCATGGGGAAGAtggtaacaaccccccccctccttcccgggTGTGCAAATCATGGGGAAGGcggtaacaacccccccccccgcttcccggGTGTGCAAATCATGGGGAAGGcggtaacaacccccccccccttcccgggtGCGCAAATCATGGGGAAGGCGGTAACAAAAACTCCAGGCGTTCAATTCGGGAGGAAAAGTGGCAATAAAATCTCCCGGGGTCCAGTTTCATGGggaaggtattaaaaaaaaaagatccacggGACTAATTTATGAAGAAggtggtaaaacaaaaaaacaacaactcccgaAGTCCAGTTCATGCGGAAGGCGGTAACAAATACCCCCGGCGGTTCAAGTCATTGGGAACGCAATAGCAAAACCTCCCAGAATTCAAGTCGTGAGAAAGGTGGCAAAAAATCTCCTTGGGATCAATTCATGGGTAAGGTGGTAACAAAATCTCGCAAGGTTTTAAGTCGTGGAGAGGGCATTAACAAGAACTCCAGGAGTCCAATTCAAGGggagtgtataaaaaaaaaaaaaaaaaaaaaaaaaaaggccggagGTCCAAAACATGGGGAAGGCGGAAACAAAAATTTCCGGGGTCCAATTTATTTGGAGGGAAGCAACAAAAACTccctggttccccccccccccccccccgccccccctttcaaaaaaaaaaaaaaaaaaatcaaacaaacaaaacaaaacaaacaaagaaaaaaaaaccccatggcgccgtttcttttttttctttcttttcttttttttgtttgtttttgtttcgtacTGCAATCGACGAGAAAGAATTTTTCGCGAGATAACACCCACTAGAAGTGCTCAATGACGATcgaatcctgaaaaaaaaaagaaaaaaagaaaaaaaaaagaaagaaaaagaaataccgtTTCCAAATAGAAACAGTGGGTTTgttaaatacgactcacttttgACAAATTACCGTTTCACTTGAAAGCCGATTCCAGACCCGAAAGATTCAATTAGAAGCGAACTCGATATTGTGCAAGACAGAAAAGGTGTTTTGCatccccctcccggcccccccccccccccgctccccctcctgtGTTATAAGTGCTGCTGACATAACGATGTTATACATAATATTTTAAaccttgtttgcttgtttgtttttaaggggctttattgttgctgttgttgttgcagacaaCCGCCGCCCCACCTTCCACTTCAACTCACGGAGACGAAACGACCCGAAACGCGCAAAACCTGTGCATCATCAGGGGAGCTGCTGATGCCTTGCTGCGGATGTTGGAGTACGTAGAAGGACACTGACCAGTTCCTGCGGCTCTcggcaactccccccccccccccgccctccacacacacacacacacacgactgatggTGCACCCTGCTGTAGGGGCTCTGATTTCTGGGTACACACAGAACTTTCATTATCATCTCAGCGACGACGGTCACTTAATTCACTGACAAACGTGATTGCCAGTTGCAGTCAACGGGTTACGTAGAATCTGTGTTACGTGTGCAGCATACTTTGTAATACTGTTTAATGTCTGACCCATTTTAATGTGacccaagttgttgttgttgctgttgttgtttgtttgtttgtttgttgatggaaACAAGTTTCAGAGACCGTGTGCTGAGGGTACTATGTATGGCACACTTACAAGTAAGGTTGATTCCACCATTTACATACCAGCAgcatttttgttgtagttttctttTGAGAATGATTAACATGTTTATGGGTCCTtccatattttgaaaaaaaaagacgttgtGCAGTTAGActtgatgcttttttttccccagtgcaaAGAccaatacataaatacacacgccaaacaataaaaaaaaaagaaaagaaaagaaacagagagaaaaacatccACAAACGAACGGAACAAAGAAATCGTAGTACACTGCTGACTGGAGgaatagacaaacaaaaaatgtacagGGCACTTTGTAAcacttttcatatatatatatagaaggagAGGTCAAATATGCATATCATTAAAACCAGGGCATTTCTggttatatatagatatatagatagaggtATAAGTCAAGGACACAtattaccaccatcattaccatccacCAGAGGAGTGTGAGAGGGGGTCTTGCATGCTTGTGGTGTTTGTGGCGATTTTAAACATCCCAACTGTGATCTCACGACTTAAAAGTTAAACCACAACTACACATAATTATTACCAACCTCATTACCATCCACCAGAAGAGTGTGAGAGGGGTTCTTGCATGCTTGTGGTCTTGGTGGCGATTTTAAACATTCCAACTGTGATCTCACGACTTCAAAGTTAAACCTgtcttcattttcctttcatgtgATGATGGGTGCCTGCATAGCGGTAATGGGAGCTTATACGGGTTATCTGTTCATTTTTAGTTCATGTGTCTTAGAATGTTGTAATGATaatactgaatattttccttttttatggTTTCCATTTTCGACTtcatcttaaaatgtaattttctctgacctgaatgttttctttttacatgatgatTTATATGTGcattgtgatcaaggaagggtgcgcCAGTTACTCATTCATTTTTCGATTTGATATTTGTTGATGAGTATTTACCCCTTAGAATGTTATAATTATGTAactgattattttcctttttatgatgattgaaatgtacacgcacacgcacgcacacgcacacacccacatacaggcgcgcacgcagacacacacatacacacacacacacgcacgcgcgcacacacacgaacatgcgcgcacgcgcacacacatggacataaacACAGATGTTTCCCTCTGTCTTAAAATGCAGTATtatcttacctgaatgtttttattttattttacatgatagttgatgtgtgcgtggtgatcagggAAAGGGTGTGTCAGTAACTCGTCCGGTTTTTGttcctctttgatatttgctggcgaGCATTTTGAGTGAGCCGAAAGAGCCTTTTTCTGtcttggttgaagcagacaataaagtattttgaatcgcattgaactgaattgaattgaactgagttGTCTTGGGGGTGGTGCCGAGATGTCTGCTGTCACTGCAGCGAACTGTTGTCAGCGTGGGTAGCCTGGCGGAAATATTGCATTGTCCTCAAAACTGAACGAAAACCATCACATAATTATTAAACTTGAGCACGCATGTCGATCCTATCCTCAGTTCTTATTgtagttgtattgttgttgtgtcagtttatcgtttcatccgaaagattGGCACCTGCACTACCACACAAGGTTTGGGgattggggtggagggtgtgtgtgtgtgtgtgtgtgtgtgtgtgtgggtgtgtgcgtgtgtgcgtggggagggaggtgggggcgggtcaAAAATGCCGGTCAGTATATAGGACGCGAACCCGTGGACATTCGCTTCGTAGTCGGGCGCATTGCTACTAAGCCACCAGTCCCCCcgactcccccctcgccccccctccccccacggtgccccctatccccccaaaatgtaatccccccaaaacaacaacaacaacaacaaacaaacaaacaagcaaacaaagaaacaaaagaaaaaagaaaaaaataggctTTTGAATCGTGCTGAGCTTGGAGACTAACAGAACACATCAGcataaatagaacacacacacacacacacacacacacacacacacacacacacacacacacacacacacaaacaacaacaaacaaacaaacacacacacacacacacacacacacacacacgaacacacatacacactgacccgCATTCacggcgcgcgcacacgcactcactcactcattcacttacacacatagttaatgtcttctttttctttgttatttccaCATATTttgtttgctgtgtggtgtgtgtgtgtatgtgtgtgtgtgtgtgtgtgtgtgtgtgtgtgtgtgtgtgtgtgtgtgtgtgtgtgtgtgtgtgtgtttgtgtgtgtgtatctttcgctTCTTACGGTGCAGACTCTTCCCGCAATTACCCActtaacaaaaccaaacaaaaacaacaatagtaacccaaaacacacacacacacacacacgcgcgcgcgcacacacacacacacacgaacgcacgcacacaaccacactcacacacatacacgcacacacgcacacacacacacgcacgcacacacacgcacgcacacacacgcacacacacacacactcacacacacatacacacacacacacacacacacacacacacacacacacacacagagtcgccaAACAATCAACAGTAAACCAAATTATcaagtttcctttctttttttcgcccACACGCCCCGCGCAAACACatggacacagggacacacacacacatacatggacagacagacagacagacagacagacagacacacacacacacacacacacacacacacacacacacacacacacacacacacacacacacacacacacagagacagagagagcttgtGCGTAGTTGCAGCTTCAGAAGCTGGAACTTCAACTTATAATGAATAAGACTGTTTAAGGCGACAATTAGTTTTACAAAGGAAGCGGAACAGGTGCCAAATTTCCGGCACAATGATatgttaaaacaagagaggcaaggctttcaagactcacttgtgatacacttaaaaaaaaatccaagctttttatgtattgagtataatttcaaaatgtaatgtttaagatgagaaagatcagtttaaagcaaattaagtcccctagcattaattacagagtaatttcccttttttaatatctgcaccaaaacgtttgcaaaataaataaaacttccatgcttagcaaaagaagttcctgtttgaacaaaaaatgataataatggctgctcttgttgttgggtcacaatatcagatcaaagtgccaagtttagagaatacaaaaaaaaatataaatataacagtaaatgcagtttgcatataggcttcattttaatttttttttgtgcccatcccagaggtgcaatattgttttaaacaagatgactggaaagaactgaatttttcctatttttatgcctaatttgaatTTGGTGGAATCAAGATGCAGCACGACAGTTAATAAGTTGCTGATGAAAACTGCAAAATCAGAATACATAGCACCGGACCCACTGATAACAAGAACAGATGATCAAACACATTCTTCATCATTCGTAACATTGAAAAGGTGGCAACATCTTGCATAAAACATGGTAGAAACGAAACGGCATGTCAGTGGTAAAGCGATCATCgatcccattgtgtgtgtgtgtgtgtgtgtgtgtgtgtgtgtgagtgagtgagtgcttgtgtgcgtgcgtgcgtgcgtacgtgtgtgtgtgtgtgtgtgtgtgtgtgtgtgcgcgtgtgtgtgtgtaattgtgtgtgtgtgtgtgtgtgtgtgtgtgcgtgtgtgtgtgtgtgcgcgcgcgcgcgcgtgtgtgtgtgtgtgtgtgcgtgtgtgtgtttgtgcgtgtgtgtgagtgtgtgtgtgtgtgtgtgtgtgtgcgtgcgcgcgcgcgcgcgtgagtatgtgtgtgtgcgtgtgagtgtgtgtgtgcgcgcgcgcgcgcgcgtgtgtgtttttatgtatgtgtgtgtgtgtgtgtgtgagtgtgtgtgtgtgtgtgtgtgtgtgtgtgtgtgtgcatgcgtgcgtatacgtgtgcgcgtgcgtgcgtatgtgtgtgtgaacgtgcgtatttatgtgtgcgtgcgtgcgcgcgcgcgcgcgcgcgtgtgtgtatgtgtgtgtgttttctttgttattttctttctttttttctttcccatcttgtttctttctttccatcttttatTCCTATCTCACCCCCAAGGCTTGCCTCCTGGGCTCCGACGCCTCCGCCTTCACCATCTCCATCGTGTGCGTCTtcatcaccttcctcctcctcctcctcctcaccatcctcttccGCTTCCGCTGGCACATGCGCCTGTGGCTGTACGAGGCGTGCCGAGGGCGACACCACAGTAGGCGCATGCGCGGTCGCCACTTCCGCTACGACGTCTTCGTCTCGTACGCCGAGGAGAACTCCCCGTGGGTCGTGCGCGAGCTCTTGCCCAGGCTGGTAGAGGAGTGGGGGCTGAGGCTGTGTGTCCACCAGCGGGACTTCGTACCTGGGAAACACATCGTGGACAACATCGCGGACTGCGTCAGCCTGAGCGGGCGCGTGCTGCTAGTCTTCTCGCCGGACTTCGGGAGCAGCGAGTGGTGCCAGTTCGAGCTCAAGTTCTGCCAGGCGTGCGTCATGGAGCGCGACGACATCATGGTGCTGGCGATGATGCAGGGGACGGAGGCACGCCACCTGACGGGCGCCATGATGGCCGTGCTAAGGACCACCTCCTACCTGGAGTGGGCCGAGCACCGGGACGCCAGAGCGTCCTTCTGGGGCCGTCTGCGGTTGGCTCTGGAGGTGGAGGAGCccgggaagggagaagaggaagaagaggaggcggtTGGGTTGGATGGTTGAAGCTTGAGAtgtatggggtgtgtgggtgtatgtgtgtggtgggtgggtgtgtggggtgtgtggggtgggtggggtgtgtggggtgtgtggggtgtcggggggttctttgttcttgtttttatttcattcgttttttatctattattatcatttttttttaatgataattatcTGGGTGTACCTTTACACCCGCGATCGCACGGGTAAATGACACGACACACTAAACTACTTGATTACgtacgcacccgcacacacatacacggacaaatagccagccagccagccagccacacacacacacacacacacacacacacagtttgtgttATCTATGAATAACATTCTTTAAATACTGTTAGGACAGCTGTACAAATGATTTTCAGTTATCAAAAAAGTATTACtgctgatttttttgatttttttatgatgattttttttttttttttacttttgcgtTCTTGGACTGCAAATCTCAGGTTCACtagtatgtacgagtgggctttttacatgtattcatagtgttcacaccgccatgtaggcggccatactccgttttcgggggtaagatTAATAACATCTGTGTTCTTCCATACTTtggacaccaaagaaagacatcatagtagtacaaggtgactggaacgccaagatcggagaagactcctacaacacctggaagggcacatgtggacgatatggtaacaacgctacaaatgaaagaggtttgagactcctggaatttgcctgcttcaacaacctgaagataacaaacacatttggaccacacaaagcatccagaagatggacatggcacagccctggaggagatcaccacaaccaaatagactacatcatggtaaagaagcgtttccagtctagcgtgaacattgccaagacaagaagtttcccaggagctgacattgcaagtgaccacgacttggtaatgatgaccttcaaactccaactgaagaaaacaaggaaacaaagcttctcaagactgaagttcgacctggaaaaattgaaagatcctgaagtacaagaggcattccaagccatgattggtgggaaattcgcgccactcatcactctcgatgcagatgacgccgacctggatacactcgtaagcgacttcaacgcagctgtgactgaaacagcccaaacaactcttggaaaacaacgcatcaaaaagaagccctgggtcacggacgacatcctacagctgtgtgacaaacgtagagacctgaaaaagaaaaagaatgaagaagaaggggcaaaacagtacaaagcagttaacaccgaaatcaagagaagcatgaagaaggcaagggagaattggattgaaggaaaatgccaggacatagaggaaaacctgacaagaaacaacagcaagaaagcctaccaagttgtgaaagaacttaccaacacaaggcaaggtagaactatgtccaacatccagaccaaggatggaaaatgtctaacagaagaacaagacatcctaaagcgatggacagaatactgctcagagctatacaacatacagaccacaggtgatccagcaatactgaatgttccaccagccactgataacagtaatcaccccatactccgtgaagaaatagaggcagcaatagcatcgctgaaaaaagggaaatcggcaggagtggacaacatcccatcagaactggtccaagcagggggtgaagtt from Babylonia areolata isolate BAREFJ2019XMU chromosome 18, ASM4173473v1, whole genome shotgun sequence encodes:
- the LOC143292163 gene encoding toll-like receptor 2 type-2, coding for MPACLLGSDASAFTISIVCVFITFLLLLLLTILFRFRWHMRLWLYEACRGRHHSRRMRGRHFRYDVFVSYAEENSPWVVRELLPRLVEEWGLRLCVHQRDFVPGKHIVDNIADCVSLSGRVLLVFSPDFGSSEWCQFELKFCQACVMERDDIMVLAMMQGTEARHLTGAMMAVLRTTSYLEWAEHRDARASFWGRLRLALEVEEPGKGEEEEEEAVGLDG